The sequence below is a genomic window from Aspergillus nidulans FGSC A4 chromosome V.
tcgttctcctcagCGAGCTAGTTACAGAGCATTCCAAGGGTTCATATCTCGTAAATTCTCGTAGTTCTCCTTCCTGCATTGAGATGCTACAAGTGTATCAGGAAACGTCTATACCTGATTTTCGAACCCAAGCTTCGTTCTGCCCATCGTCCTTATACATGGACCACTGTGTAAATCATTGCGGCATTGAGGGGGCGCCACTCGTCTTCTGCGACTGAGTCGTGGGGAGTCTGTCTAAGCTCAGGTAAGACTGGCGCAAACTCGCAGTATCAGTGGAGCAGTGCAAACGCTTGAAGTCTGGCTCGGTCTTGGACGCCCGACTATACTGCAAAGAGAGACAGCAGCCCCCATCTGCCATTCGGTCAATACGAGGTACCTCAACTCTAAGTATGCATAAGCCATTTGCAATCAAGAATGCGTGAAAGTGAAGACTTTCGGTTCTAATTGCGATATCTTGCGATCTTGTATGCTGCAACGAGACTCTTAGATCAAGGACAGGACAGCGGTCGACTGTCCGTTCGGGAGATACTGCCTGCTCGTATGGCTGAGATGGGTCCTACAGAGTGACCAACGGTCTAGAAACAGGGTAGATGGTAGATGTTAGAAGAAACGAGGTAGGCGCTGGGGGACCGTGAGCTGATCGAGCAGTTAGTGGACATACCTTCAAAGACCCAATGAGAAAATCGAGCCGTATTCCAGGATGAATGGTACGGCCACGGTCTCGACATGTTAGTCTTAGTAGATTAAGTCCGGCATCTCGGCTTCTAGTACGGTGCACCGACTACGGCTAGATCTTATACTCCTTTGACCGGCTGATTGATAAGCTCATCATTTACTGAGTCATATCGAGAAATCACCCGCTTACTATTGCGTACTTAGCATCAATTAAACTATAAATAGCATGCTACGTCCTGTCCTGGTCTCGGACACAAGATCCAGCTCTGCTTTGCACAGCGCAGACATGGGAAATGGCACAAAATGCCCGAGGCCGAGTCATTTTCCTACCCACAGGTGACGCGTAGCAGCTGACTGGTGTGGTTCTCGCTGGGAACTTACACTCAAAGCCCCCTGGGCAGGCCGTTTGTTTCAAGCCTGCTCGGCTCCGATGACTGGATGTGTCGAGCTGGCAGTATCAACAGGGCCAGTGGAGGCATCGCAGCAGCGTGTtgattgatgaagatggagggaagGTATCAATCGAAGCTGGGGGATGCAACTCACGTGGTGAGGGAAGCAACTGACAGATAGGGAGGCGAAGGGACGAAGGAAAAAGGCCACCACAGGAGGAGAGGACAGTGTTGACGGAAACAGCTGTTGAGTCCTGCTTAGTTACTAGGCAACAAATCCCTCACCATCCATTCCCCCATTCTTCATGGCGACTGAAACCTGAAAGAGAGTATACGGCACAATGGGTAGGCAAAGGCGCTGTGCCAGCGAGCAGTAAGTACCCTTCTGTAAAAGGCGATGTAGCAGTCGCAGGAAGGGAGGGTGGATTGCTAACGTTGGAATCCTGCTTCCTTATGGGCAGTAAAGCGCTCACCTTTGGCTCATCCACCGGCTCATCCACTATCCATAGCGAATACCTCAAATGAATCTGGAGAGAGCACTATAGTTTCAGGGATAGGTGGTGCTGTCACCGGCTGGGCGATAGCACTGTGCCAGCTAGAAATAGTCGTCCCACTATAAGGGCTTAGTAATCAGCCCTACAGCCCTGTCTCTAGTACGTTCTAATCAGCGGCTTGGATTGAGGTTAGTATCAAGTTACTTCAGAAAGTTCTACATATGTGCAGCTATATGGCAGCTACATGGCAGTGGCATGTTCTCAGCGTATTGCAAGCGCCATGGTCTAGTTTAAAAGTAACCCAACCCCGACTACGGCATCTAAGACCGTAGATGTCAGAAGGGTAGACTACGATAATAGGAGACGAGACGACATGGCGTTATCACCTGGAGCCACATCAGGTCATTAAGTAGTACTCCATGATTTAGAATTGCCCTGCTTAGCAGCAAAAGGGACATTAAGAGAGTAACAGGGGTATAGTTTTCTAAGATCAGCGATGCCGCTCTATTAGAAGATACGGCGATCATGAGTGATGTCTCTCTATTCTTGCGTCTGCCCCTGACTTGACCCTCTGCCGGCCAACCTGTATCGAGTCTTGTTGTTTTATTGACCTAGATTGTGACAATGGCTCCTGCAGTGATGAATTACTGCAGCTACCGAGTCAACGCTCACTTTGGCCTTGAACTGTAGTAGAAAAGAAGCGTCGAACAGTGGCAAAGCCAGCAATAGACTTGTTATTTCAGCACTATAGACACTTGAGCCCTCATGCAGTATACAGACCCCGACATACAGAAAGACTACACTCGCATTACTCTGTTCGCCATCATGACGAGCGCCCCTTCACGAACGTCCAAAGAATAGTATAACTATCTTGCCTACCAACGCTAAATAGCGGACCTGGGGCTTTAGCCATTTACGTGGCCATTCCCGTCAAGAAAGCTTGCACTCGGTGCCTTTTATTATATCTCTCTTATAGTTCAGGGGCTCCAAGAGATCCCGCCCTACGAGTGTCTATACCGAAGGACTTACTTATGGCTGTGGTGGGCAAGGTGGAATTATCCTGCTTCTGAGGATATTTGCGGTTATCTGAAGGCGGTTACATGGGTTGTATTAACAAACAATCCAGGAAGATAGAAGCCTCATATATATGAAGAATATTGATACTCTTTCAGCCAAGCATTGACTATGTATTTCTGAAGAATTAGttgcagagaagatgaggctgagaggcTTGAAGTAAACAATCCGCTAAGCCAGATGTAGATAAGCGACAGTGACTAATTCCACGTGACCGCTTTTCTTCTAGAGCTTTCCTTTTGAATCTTCGGTCTAACTTCACCAACTCCCGGCTCAAAGCCCATTATTTAACTCCCAGTCCTTTCTCTGGCGGTAATTCTCTCTGCCTTCCCTATTATTACCGTCTGTGGGCTTAATTGATCTACCTCTACTACAGTGTCCTCCAACTGGACGTTACTGTCGAACTGTAAGTTGCCCTGAAATCTCTTCTGCATACAAACACTGCCCCGCGCGTACTTTCATGATGAGACAATTAGCTGGCACCAGTCAGAGGAAGTGGGATATTCGTATCACCCTTCATTGCTGATTAGCTTCCTGATCCGGGAACGCTACCCAGATCCTGAATTCACTTGCATGCCTCGATTCAGCATTTTTTCTTCCATTTTTGAGAAAGCCAATGCTAATTCGGACGCACGTTAGCAGAACCCTTATCTAGCGTTCAAGATAAGACAATTCACATCCTGATTTCGTCGGGTGTTTCGCTGCAGAGGTTTCTTTTGCGATTAAAATATACATAATAAACACACCGACATCATGGTTCTTCACAATCCTAACAATTGGCACTGGGTCAACAAGGATGTCTCCGCCTGGGCCAAGACTTatctgaaggagaagcttCGTGCCGTttcggcggaggaagatggcgtCACCGCTAAGGTGTCCGACGTACTGACAATGGATGGCGACGTAGATGTCAGCCAGCGAAAGGGCAAGGTCATTACTTTGTTCGACGTCAAGCTGCAGTTGGAGTATGAAGGTACGCATTTAGTTGTAATTGAATTTCATTTTCCGAGTAATCACTAAGATCCATCATAGGTAAGACTAAGGACGAAGAGGCTGTGAGTGGTACTATCACCATCCCCGAGGTGGCCCATGAcacggaggaagatgagtATGTCGTATGTCCCCTATATGTCCCAAGCTATTCTGCTTCTGGACACACACTGATAGATACCCGGGTGCAGTTTGACATCGATATCTACTCGGATTCTCCTTCCAAGCAGCCCGTGAAGGATCTTGTGCGGTCAAAGATTGTTCCACAGATCAGAAAAGAACTGGTCCAGCTCGCTCCTGCCTTGGTAGCTGAACACGGAAAAGATATCCAGCATGCCCCTGGTGAAAATCCGTCCAAGGGCTTTACGCCGGCCGTATCGTACCCTCAGAccaagaagcaagaagcCCCTGCTTCCAAACCCGCCACTACAACTACTACCAACAAGGTTTCCGTCAACACCACTACGGTGACCGCTTCGGACGAATTCCGCACCACGGCTGAAGAGCTGTTCAAGACTTTCACAGAACCCGAGCGTCTCGCAGCCTTCACCCGCGGGCAGCCTCGCCAGTGGGACGGTGCTAAGGTCGGCGGCAAGTATTCAATTTTCGACGGCAATGTCACCGGAGAATTTGTGAAGCTTGAGTCTCCAACACTGCTGGTCCAGAAGTGGCGCTTGGCTCAGTGGCCTGAAGGGCATTTCAGTACCCTCGAGATCAACTTCGACCAGAACGATGTTGACGGCGTCACCCAAATGCGTGTATCATGGGCCGGCGTCCCTGTTGGCCAGGAAGACGTCACGAAGCAGAATTGGGAACTCTATTACGTGCGCAGCATCAAGCAGACTTTCGGGTAGGTTGTCCCTGACTGTTTATCGCAATCAATTGCTTCCTCACAATCACCTTCCAGATCCCGTTCGTTTGTGTTTACGTGGAGACAGCTGCTGATTACTATTCTCACTCTTTTCCTTGGTGTAGGTTTGGCACTATTCTCTGATCACCTCCGGGCGTTTTGATCCAGTTCGTGATATAGATTAGACTCAGATTCGGATTCAGATTCTTATGGTACCGAGAATTCCCGCTACTGATGGTTTTTGAAGCTTCAGCTTGATATGCTAGTTATTGTGCCGTCCTGGCTGGGTTATTACTCTCTATGACGGTCCCCTTTTCTCGCGCTTGAGTGCATGCGCGAGGACACGTCTTGCACGATTAAACGAAAGAACCCCCACGATTAGAATCATGATTAGATCCGGGATATGTAAAGTAACTGGATAATGAACAGCACATGATCAACTTGACCATCTTCTCATATTGTTTGTAACTACTATAGTGCTCGTCAAGGATGGAAGCGGACACCTTCCCAACGTCTAACCACGCCTCCGATATACTACTAAACTGAGTTGGAAAACAATTTACACACCTCTGAGACCTAAAGCTTGCCATGATAATGTATAAAGGACAAATAAGAAACATCTATGTAAGAGTTATGCGGCCCATATACGTCGGATGGCAGCCAGGAGTTTCTTACGCAGAGACGGAAATATACATACAAGGGGTTAATCTCAAAAGCACGTGGCGCACAAGAAAAAGCGCTATACGAGCGGTAGCACGTCTATAATCATATATCATTCTCGTAGAATCCTATTCTATCCTTTTTATAAATGGACATTTTTAGATCGTTACAACTTCCGCAAGGAAGGCATTCACAGAGTTTTCTCGATCATTTCAATACCATACTCCTCCTTGAGGGTCTTCTGGATAGGTTCGCAGATGTCCCAAGTCATGGGAGCAAGAACACCAGTCTGGTTAATAGTGCCATCAAGGACCAGCTTCACAGCAACACCACAGGGGATGCCAACAAGCTTGGCCATGGCAGAGTAACCACCAGGGACACCGTACTCGCAGAGCGTGCTGGTGCGGACCTCCTTGGAGCCATCCTTATGTTCGATGCCGAACTTGTGCTGGAGCATGACGAGGTCCCGCTCCTCGGGGCCATACTGCATCTTCTGCTCGAGGGTGGCGCAGAGGGTGTCGAGCGGGTTGCCGCGGGGGGTGATCTTCTCGTCGGAGAAAATCCCAATCCAGCGGAGACCGGAGATGATACGGTCACGCTCGTCATTGTTGGGGAAGGTGGTCTTGGAAGAGATGGCCCACTCGAGGTCTTTCTCATCGGATGAGGTCGCGCCAAGGATCTTCTGGGTGGCCTCCTTCCAGGCGATCGGGGTGCTGAGGTAAGTCTGAGGCTCGTCACTCAGGAAGCCCATGTCCACAAGGACCTTGATGAATTCGGGGAAGCCCTGATAGCGGAGAGTGCCGCGGACGAGGGTCTGAGCCTCGGGGATGTTGTAGCGCTCACGGAAAGGGGTAGAGTCGCGGTTAGGGTAGGCGACGAAAGCAAAGCCGGGGTAAATGTAGTAGGGCTTGGCGGCAGCCATGAGCTCGGGGCCGGCAATGCTTTTTTCTTGACCGTCCTGGTAGAACTTGGCGGCGTTACGGAGGGCAAGGAGGACTCCACGGCTGGACCAGGAGAACTTGTAGCCCAGAGGGTTGTTTGAGCACTCGGGAGCGGGAAGACCACCGCAGTAAGAGAGGAAGGATGTGATCTTACCACCCTCAGCATGGACCTATCGGAAGCCATTAGCATTTTCTAGCAGCACTACCCGATTCGAAAACATACCTCGGAGATAGTCTTAACCGCGTAAAGGTGATCGATACCCTAAGGGACATGAGATAAGCCAAGGATCCTCGCAGAGCATCGGGGCCACACCCACCGGGTCCAAACCGATCTCGTTCATGACAGTAATGCCAGCATCCTTGCACTGCTGGTCTAGCTCCATCATGGCCGGAGAAACGTAGGATGTGGTGACAACATGCTTCTTGGTGCGGATAGCCGACTTGATAACCTGGGCGTGGAAGGTGTAGGGAATCAAGGAAATGGCCAGGTCGACCTTGCTCATGGCTTCATCAAGAGCCTTGTCATCGTTGACGTCGAGGGAGATGGCCTTGGTGTTCTTGAATCCTTCGCAGAGTTTCTTCGCGCTCTCGAGGGTTCTGCATGCTGTATTCAGGGTAGCGGTCAGTTATAGGACAACTAAGCGCTTAATTGCAATCGAGTACGTACCGACAGTAACTTCGACGTCGGCCTTGCTGAGAACCTCAACAGTGGGCTTGGTGACTATATAACAAAATCTAGTCAGTCATGGTCAGGATGGTGCGGGGTTCTGCGCAGGGATGGAAGGGCTATTGAGGGGGGTTGAATAGTACCGAAGCCtgagccaagaagaaggaccttAGAACCAGCAATTTGCTTAGCCATTGTGAGTTTTAGGGAGGAAATTGATTGTACTAAGAATCAAATGAGTCAAGAAGACCTGATTCAAAAGTTATCCCCGCCATAGGGATGATCACGTGAACTAATTCAGGGCGGTATCGGAGACAGCTCCGGCATTTATGCCAATAGAAGCACCCAATGATAATTATAGTTCTGTTGTTATCTCTATCAAAATGAAGTGGTCCAGAAAAACAAGCCTCATTTGTCATTGCTATGGAAAACCGCGCGCTCGCCGCGGTGGTTGAGTGGGTCATTTACACGATCAACAGGAGCTCTATCTGAATATCAACGGTGCTAATGGGACCAAGCTGCCCCGGTGAATGAAACAAAAGCCGTACCTCCAAGTCTTCCGGCCCTATACCCCTGCTATACTATAAGTATGACTTTATCAAGAAACAAACTATAAGATTTTCGCCTTGGCGCCGGAACTAACCACTAGGTCTTCCTTGCTGTcgtccgaggattcctggaAATCGCCGTCAAAGTTACCCTCGGCATCTGGGTTTTGTCTGGCTTTGGAGACCATCCGCTGCCACCTCAATAACACTGGCAAGAAATGCCATAGGTCGAACTCGGGCCATAGGATATCCAAGAAGGCAATCTCCGTGTTTTCATGACATTGCCACAGCATGAAGTCGCTGAGACGTTCCACCCCTGACGTGCGGATCAGCAGATCGAGGGGAGGGTTGTCGCGGGTGAGCATATGATCTGCCAAGGTTTGTCGTGTAATGGTTTCTGGCGATTTGAAAACTGGGGGCTCGGAATCAGAAGAATTCGTCGTCCGACCTTTCGTAAGCTGGTCGGGTAAGAGGAGAGTGGCGCCAGATGAGAGAGCGGATTCAGACTGGTAGACCTTGTTCTTGTCGTTTGGTTTTTGCGCATCATCTTCACCAAGTGTGGATGATTCTGATACAGAATCGGATTCATTACTCAAGTTTTCCAACTTCCCATTCAATGTTTGGGACCGAATGTTCTGTGTGATATGGTCTTCAGAGAACGGTGTGCGCGGAATTGTGGACGACGAGTGAGCCGTTCGGATAGGCTTGCTGTACTCGGCTACCGTTTCGCGGATGGCGCCAGTGATCTCGTCGCGCGACGTATAAGGAAAGCAAATGTTCAGAACACGGTCACCATTATTCTTCGTCATGTCGACTGCGCGGTTAACCGCGGCAAGCACGTCGGGGCGGAGCAAGTCCAATCGACCTAGTATCCGTACTTTCGCTCCATACCGATCCAAGATCTCTCCATGTTGGGCCATCTGCGACAATTTGACCCTtgccatctccatcaaagCATCCACCTCAAACTTGGACCGTTTGAAATTCTCAATACTGAACGCGTAGATCGTGACGACTTGTACTCCGCTCCTGTAGCACACCTCAAGGATCTACACAGCAAAAAGAATTAGTTACTGCACAGCTACTTGAAAGAAGACAGTAAAGCGGCTGCGAAATAGACAGGTGGTGTCTAGACATGGCATGAGACTCACCCGTGCCAGCGCCTCAAATCCCAGATTATGGCCCTCCACGGTTTCGATACCGTGAGATCGGGCAAATCTCCGATTCCCATCCATTATGAATGCGATATGTTGTGGAACTGGCCCCTGTTTGATCGCTCCAACCAGCAGGTCTCGCAGCTTGGATATCGCATATTCTATGGGGGGTGATGCAAGGAACCAATTCCGGAGTTTCGAGAGGTGCATTGATGTAGCCATAACGAAAGTTGTTTGTAGGACAGCGCTAATAATAAAATCAATATCCGCGGTATTTGTCTGTGAATGGACGCCCAGAGGTGATATAGAATAGTTCAAGCGACTGTCGTGTGCAATGTGAAGAAAGGCGAATGATGCGAAATTTGACAGATGCCACGCCGAAGGTAAAGGAAGATCTAAACTCGACGGTATAATACAACTAATAATAAGTGCCCAGGAAACGTCAGCAGGAAATCATTTGAGGGTCGACTGGGCGCAGTCAGTGGCAAGCAGGCTACAGTGTTTCCTGTTCTCTTTGTCGATCTGGTGCGGATAGAGAAATGCGCGGGAGGCAGGAATACATACctgaaagagaggaaagaaacgaaaacGGTGGACGGCAGACGGCTTGAGCTGATAATTCGCTTCAACAGCCGGAGGAATGTGCCAGTCTATGATTCGAAGGAGGACATGGAACTGATCTCATTCATGGTTGCGTCGGTCGTTCCAGAGCAAATAGACTGTGGGTCAATAGTCCGCCTGGCCCACGTGTAAAGCCTTCGAGTCTCAAGCTACCCAGCGGTCCGAGGTTCTTCCCCTCTATCAGAATCTCAACGAAATGATCATGTTGTGATCATATGAGCACGGAAAGCTGACCCTGAGTCTGGAGCTTCAAAATTTACTCAAATGAGGGACAAATTTGCCCCAAGACTGTCTCATTTTGCTATGGGATCACTTACTACAAACACTAAAAGGAAGTACAGGAAGAGGATAAAACGCCCAACTCCGCCGCTGTCATTACAGGCAGGGTGACCCTGCAGGGGTCCGATCAAGCACAAACATTCTGTTAGATATCTTTCCGGTTGTCTTCACTGTGCGGCGTCCCCGGTCCGGAGCTAGCCATGTCCCAGCTACTATTATCCTCACTCCGCCGACGCCGCTGGACTCCCCGCTCACGCATGGCATCCCGAATCTTGGAGCTCACTTCGTCAAACCCACCTTTGGTTGTGAGCTGGCTGAGAGgcttgagctgctggccCGATGTGCCCGGCAACCCTCCAAACGaactgctgcggctgttgctgcggctgcggttaCGGCTAGAGGGTCGCGTCGAGAAAAAGCCGAAGTTCGCAAGATTATGGAAGGACTCGTTTCGAGGAAGTGGCTCTTGAGAAGGCGAACCCTCATCGAAGTTCTCCGTGCTTGCTCTCCTGATCTCCACGCTCGGTGGTCGCTGTTCACCTTCGGGGTTCGCAGATTGCCGGTTGAGCTCGCGGAAAGGATCTGTCACAATTCTTGCAGCATCAAAGTCTGGGAACAGTTCGGGTCCAAGCGTGTTAATGGTGTCGGTGACCTGCTTGGCGAGCGCAGCACGTCGCAATCGGAGTTTAACCAAGGTGTTAGCCGACGAAGGGTTGAGTGATAATAGTAGCGGACGCAGGGACTTGATAATGTCCATGCCGATCTCACCAATACGCAGTGCAGCAAAAGTGATAGTCGGAAACAAGACCATGCCAATCGGTATAAATGACCACAGCGGCACGAAATCAGGAACGTATCCATTTATGCGATTACGATATGCCCAATAGGTAAAGGCTGCGGTATAGAACGCGTAAAGAGCGGGGGCGAATGCAAGAGCAACGAGGAGCTTCCAAGTTGCCATCACATCGCGGCCTTGAAGCTTGACCGTTGAAGCAGCAAGCGCTTCCTTTGATTTCTTGTTCGAAATCAACTTTGTTGTTATAAACACCGGAGTGAATAGAAGGAGGCCAGGTAAGGTCCCGATTGTGAGAAGTGCTAATTTGCCAAGGCGATATATCAAGGTCGCAATCACTTTGACGAAAGAAAATTTAGCATATTCAACCTGATGGTCACGAATTCCCAGGAGTCGCAGTTGCTTGTTGTAGTCTGCAatcgacttcttcaaatccaCGATCCGCGGATCGTCCTTGAAATGTGAGTAACCCTTGACGAGACGGCGGTTGAGTTCCACAACCATTGGGAGCGGAAGCTTCTTTCCCTTGGTGTTGTACAGACGACGTGCAGCTTGGATAACCTGGAAATTCTAAATCAGTCTGGATTCATACCGTGACTAAAAAGAGGTGAACAGACCATCAGTGTCTCGTAATCAGGGCTGGTTACTGTCACTGCGACAAGACTTTGATATATCATCTCCAATAGCGGACCAACAGCACCCCTTCTGTCCCCGTTTTTATACTTCTCCACTAATTCCTTAGGGACCTCGAGAGGGGTACCAAATTCGATTACCGCCCTCGAGCGGAATTTATGAGCGTGGAAATAGTTCATTCCGCAGGGTACAATTTTCAAGCCGCAGTCCGGGTTCTCGGCCAATGTACCGAGAGCCATAAGAGCAACACCAGCTAGGCCGATGTTAATTATCCTGCGTTCATGGGTATGGCGAGGACTTACGTTTCAAGGGCAGTAGATCCGGGCGATCGTGGCTGCCTCCCTCCGGGAAAATGCCGATACAGCCACCTCCAAGGAGCCGCCCAAATACTGCTTCATATACCGCGCTCTGGTCCACATGGGGTGCCGCCTTGAACTTGGAGCCCTTGAAATCGGCGCGGTCTTTGTCGGAAACGTCTCCGGTGAAAGTTCCATCATCTGTGATATCGGTACGGCCCGTTAACTGGAACAGCGCATCCTTATGAGTGAATGGTTTCTTGAGTATAAGCTCCTCCGGACCACGAATCTCGGCGATACTTGTACTATGTGAAGTCCCGTTAATAGTTGGCAGCGCGATAGTACCGTCTTTCTCGAAACCTGGCGCTTCAAAGTTTGTGCCTACGCCGCGCAATAGAGTCGGTTGATTGACAGGATCTGGTAGATATACGGTACCCTGGCCGGGCTTCAGCATGTCCATAGCTCTAGCCACGGGCACTGTCCCTATGCCCCTCGCCAAAAGCCCAATGAACTTGCGACGAAATGATTTTTCTGCGATAAGAAACGAGATTCGGCGATGCGCTTCGGTGCGCAGCACGCGCATAAGAATTAGAGAGTCGACGAACTGAATAGAAAGCACATACTTGTAAGTACGTAAACGGGCGAGCAAGAGCTTGGTATACCGTACCTGATTGGCATGAGGGGCTGCCACAATGATCATCGGTCCTCTTCGAGGTATCTTCCATGATCCGCGCGGATGGACCTCccggaagaagagatcaaCAAGGACAGAGAAAGTCCACAGCACAAGATCGTATAACCACCCAATTAAGGGTGGAATGTacggcttcttcgccatgACGTCAAAGAGTACAGTTAAGCTATGCTCGACGCGATGTTCGTAGAAACCGGAGAGAAGTATACAGGGGACGCAGAAAGCTCAGCAGGAAGCTCCCTATCTGCCAGTGGAACTTGAAGTCAATTCCAATtgtcagaagaagcgcgcgAGGACAAAGAGAGCTGAGGCCGCATATCCTGCCCCTGTACTTCGAAATCGCTGCGAGCACAAGTTGAAGAGGTCTGATTATTGCCAGAGAAATAGAGCTCGTGTAGATGGGGGATGAAGAAACAGGTTGGCCCCAAAGATCCTGGAGGGTAGCAGCGCATGTGACGTTACGGTGCTTGTTGGGATTGATTGAGCCAGGCCGGAAGGTGATGGTAATTTTCTTGGTGGGGTACAGTGGTGGTAACGCCAATACGTCTTGGTCTAAGATATCTACAGTAGTACATATTCAGGACAGTCCGACTCCGAACGATTTCTAATAAAAAACTACAACCAGATCAATCACTGTTATCAGTGCACTCCATACACGATAATTCTAGACGTTGTTTCCTTCTAGACTGTATTGACATGCTGTATTTTCAGGGAACTGGCGAACAAACTTTCGACAACGGAATGCGTCTGGGAGGGGTTAGAAGCTACCTCTAGAACCATGGAGAACATGAAAGAAGTTATCAATTTTATCAGAAAGTTCTGAATCTATTGATCTTGAGATTGACCTCAAGGTGTCGTTTCAGCCATACAGACGCAAACAATAGAGCAGACTACAGGAAGGTCTCTCCGAGCCGAAGATCAAAATAAAGCTTACGGTGCTGAAGCCTCTTCCGGTAAAGGTTGCATTCGGCCTAAACGATATATAAGTCGATGTCGAAGAAGCACCCAGCTGTTTTGTGCATCGGGGCTTGTTAAGGGTAAAGCAAGAAAGGTGCCTCGAAAATCTCAGGAGTCGCTGGATACAACTCTGAATGAGACAGGCTCTCTTAGGGGCTCGAGAGCCGTAATCAACCGTGCTGAGCTCGAAGCTGTCTTACTCTGTCCGTGCACCCGGTAGATGGTTTATTTGCCTCAGGCTCTTCCGCCGTTACGTATGCGTAAGTCTAAAGCGGCGGCTGGAGGACCGTGGGGAATCATCACGATTTCGATAAT
It includes:
- a CDS encoding uncharacterized protein (transcript_id=CADANIAT00003474) — encoded protein: MGRQRRCASEHPVSTIWQLHGSGMFSAYCKRHGLV
- a CDS encoding AHA1 family protein (transcript_id=CADANIAT00003475) yields the protein MVLHNPNNWHWVNKDVSAWAKTYLKEKLRAVSAEEDGVTAKVSDVLTMDGDVDVSQRKGKVITLFDVKLQLEYEGKTKDEEAVSGTITIPEVAHDTEEDEYVFDIDIYSDSPSKQPVKDLVRSKIVPQIRKELVQLAPALVAEHGKDIQHAPGENPSKGFTPAVSYPQTKKQEAPASKPATTTTTNKVSVNTTTVTASDEFRTTAEELFKTFTEPERLAAFTRGQPRQWDGAKVGGKYSIFDGNVTGEFVKLESPTLLVQKWRLAQWPEGHFSTLEINFDQNDVDGVTQMRVSWAGVPVGQEDVTKQNWELYYVRSIKQTFGFGTIL
- the lys9 gene encoding saccharopine dehydrogenase (NADP+, L-glutamate-forming) (transcript_id=CADANIAT00003476) is translated as MAKQIAGSKVLLLGSGFVTKPTVEVLSKADVEVTVACRTLESAKKLCEGFKNTKAISLDVNDDKALDEAMSKVDLAISLIPYTFHAQVIKSAIRTKKHVVTTSYVSPAMMELDQQCKDAGITVMNEIGLDPGIDHLYAVKTISEVHAEGGKITSFLSYCGGLPAPECSNNPLGYKFSWSSRGVLLALRNAAKFYQDGQEKSIAGPELMAAAKPYYIYPGFAFVAYPNRDSTPFRERYNIPEAQTLVRGTLRYQGFPEFIKVLVDMGFLSDEPQTYLSTPIAWKEATQKILGATSSDEKDLEWAISSKTTFPNNDERDRIISGLRWIGIFSDEKITPRGNPLDTLCATLEQKMQYGPEERDLVMLQHKFGIEHKDGSKEVRTSTLCEYGVPGGYSAMAKLVGIPCGVAVKLVLDGTINQTGVLAPMTWDICEPIQKTLKEEYGIEMIEKTL
- a CDS encoding undecaprenyl diphosphate synthase family protein (transcript_id=CADANIAT00003477), producing MATSMHLSKLRNWFLASPPIEYAISKLRDLLVGAIKQGPVPQHIAFIMDGNRRFARSHGIETVEGHNLGFEALARILEVCYRSGVQVVTIYAFSIENFKRSKFEVDALMEMARVKLSQMAQHGEILDRYGAKVRILGRLDLLRPDVLAAVNRAVDMTKNNGDRVLNICFPYTSRDEITGAIRETVAEYSKPIRTAHSSSTIPRTPFSEDHITQNIRSQTLNGKLENLSNESDSVSESSTLGEDDAQKPNDKNKVYQSESALSSGATLLLPDQLTKGRTTNSSDSEPPVFKSPETITRQTLADHMLTRDNPPLDLLIRTSGVERLSDFMLWQCHENTEIAFLDILWPEFDLWHFLPVLLRWQRMVSKARQNPDAEGNFDGDFQESSDDSKEDLVVSSGAKAKIL
- a CDS encoding putative glycerol-3-phosphate acyltransferase Sct1 (transcript_id=CADANIAT00003478); this translates as MAKKPYIPPLIGWLYDLVLWTFSVLVDLFFREVHPRGSWKIPRRGPMIIVAAPHANQFVDSLILMRVLRTEAHRRISFLIAEKSFRRKFIGLLARGIGTVPVARAMDMLKPGQGTVYLPDPVNQPTLLRGVGTNFEAPGFEKDGTIALPTINGTSHSTSIAEIRGPEELILKKPFTHKDALFQLTGRTDITDDGTFTGDVSDKDRADFKGSKFKAAPHVDQSAVYEAVFGRLLGGGCIGIFPEGGSHDRPDLLPLKPGVALMALGTLAENPDCGLKIVPCGMNYFHAHKFRSRAVIEFGTPLEVPKELVEKYKNGDRRGAVGPLLEMIYQSLVAVTVTSPDYETLMVIQAARRLYNTKGKKLPLPMVVELNRRLVKGYSHFKDDPRIVDLKKSIADYNKQLRLLGIRDHQVEYAKFSFVKVIATLIYRLGKLALLTIGTLPGLLLFTPVFITTKLISNKKSKEALAASTVKLQGRDVMATWKLLVALAFAPALYAFYTAAFTYWAYRNRINGYVPDFVPLWSFIPIGMVLFPTITFAALRIGEIGMDIIKSLRPLLLSLNPSSANTLVKLRLRRAALAKQVTDTINTLGPELFPDFDAARIVTDPFRELNRQSANPEGEQRPPSVEIRRASTENFDEGSPSQEPLPRNESFHNLANFGFFSTRPSSRNRSRSNSRSSSFGGLPGTSGQQLKPLSQLTTKGGFDEVSSKIRDAMRERGVQRRRRSEDNSSWDMASSGPGTPHSEDNRKDI